The genomic segment CTGACACATCTGGAACTAAACGGCATCTACCCTTCACCAACATAATCCGATGGAGACAAGTCATTGGTGCTGATGGAAAAATATCTGTAAGTTATCATGTGGTATCTTGTCACAAAATTTAATGCTAAAGAATGCATTTGTAATTTATCAGTTGGAGCCAGCGAGGAATAAGTTTTGAGGTGTGTCTTGTTCAAATCTCCTAGCTCATGTTATGAAATCAATAGTATGGATTCATTATGTGAACTTGTATTGAGATTCAAGGGGCCAGGTCAACAAACATTTAATCAAAAACTTAGTATTGTATATGGGGAGCACTGGGATTGGGAGAGGCATGTAAGGAACGTATTAGGCACTCTTTTTGTCTAGCGTCCTTAAACTATGTTTGAATATATCCGTTTGAGTATCTTGATGCATCTGGCTATCTTTCTGAATTTgcagaattttaaaatttgttgttTCTGTTTATTGATTAGTCCACTTGACGACATTTGTACAAACTAGATTGTCTGTCGgtcaatatatatattttttggtgCAGCTTGAAAGCAATGCTCGCTTTGTTACATGGTCGGATGGGAGTTTACAGTTGCTTATTGGGAATGAAAGTTTTGACGTGTCTGAGCAGGCTGTAGAGGACATTCAGTCACATCTTTTTATCAAGCTCAAGCATGAAAAGGTGCCTCTTGGGTTCATCTCTGCTCATACATGAATTAGATGACATACGTGGGCTTTTGACTTACTGATATCCAGTAACTGCTGTATTTTGATCTTTCTTGTTTGAAATATTGTCTTCCACTACTTCTATCTCTGAGACGCTTCATTATCACATTCATTTTATCTGTTTTTATTTATGGATCGACCTCTGATTTTCTGAACAAATTATGCAGGGAATTTACCAGTCTCAGGGCAGAATCTCAAGAAATATGAGGTTTATGCCTTCATCCTTATCATCGAATTCCCACCACGTCTTGACTGCTATGGTTAATTCCCGAAATAAAAAGTTCAGCAAAGTCAAGCAGTACGTTACTGACGTGGACCCAGAGTTTTTAGCGGAAGAACAAATGAGGGTAAATGCAAGGTATAATTTTTGTTCTGCTATTATTAGAGTGAATTTTACTGTTTTTTTTCCATGACTTTTCAGGTTGAAAAGCAAATGATGAAATCTGATAAACAACTtaaaggaaagaagaagaaaacagcAAAGAAGTACACAGCTAAGGGTCACAAGGGGAAGGGACTTGCACCTGAATATCTGGAGGATGCAATTGACCAGGTATTCGTTCTTGTACTATTTCTTTTCATTAGAAACTTGTATTATGTTTCCATGTTTGTGGGGTAAGTAAAGGAAACCAGTTTTAGTAATTAGTCATGTCCTCAACGTTGTTTCTGAATAGTTAACGTGATTTATAGAATGCAGTAAATAACCACATTCTTGCAAAAAGGTGGCCAAGAAATTAGTACCTAAACTCCAGGAATAGAGTCTATATGAAAAAACTCACATTCAACAATTGGTCAACTATCTGCTTGATATCCTAATTCCATCGTATCATATTAACAAACAGCCAAATAATGCCAAAGATCTCAACCCTTTATGCCTTAGCAATGGAATTATATATGTGTTTTCTATATTTAGAGACTGCTTGGTTGAGATTGTAAACTtcttaaaacatcttatatgaTGGATTTATGAACTTTTAAGATGTCCATAAGTGTGTGTTCAGTTTTTTTGAAAAAGATCTAATGGATAATTTTTGGAGTATTCTTCTATGACCCGTCGTGGTAATTGTAGGATCGTTAGAAATCAATTCGAGGAGGAAACATAACTCCTCAATGAAATATTGTCTTTAGTTCTTGTAATTTTTTTCTTCGGTTTAGTTGATTCGTTGGCTTGGAGGTTTCAGTTTAGTCCCTCTCACTCATGTGTGTAAtttctcttattttcaacaataACACTCTTTGTGCTGTCATTTAAAATTATCTTATACATTCAAAAAATATCTTATACACTCATTTATTAAGTGTTTGGAGGATGAAATTGGTATTTGATAGAATTTGATTGGATTTGGTTTAACTAAATAAAATCCTTACAAATATGAAGGGTTTTCGCATGATTTGAGTGgtggagaaaataaaaatttatttttactatTGACTTTGTATAACCTACTCACAATTTTTTAATCCGTTTTtgaaacttaataaaatatcatattcgtAAAATACTATAAATTCAcactttattatatattttgagaaAGTTATGTTAAAATCAAATCAACATATTTTTTGGTTTAAATAATTCTATTAGTTATATCTTCGTCTTAAAAACCTCCTTTATTTTTAATACCAAACGTCTAATTTATCAAATTTCGGTCTAATTCCTTACAGTGAACTTTTTTTTTGgcaattcttaaaaaaaataatttaataacaaTGTGGTCTTTTTTTTAAGAAGAAATTTTTCTTCTACATCATGATAAACAATATATGAATAATTACACAAATGTTATCAATAAACAAGGTATTGTAAAAAATTAAGTGATACAGATTTTGGTTTTCATGTCAATTATTATGCATTTTAGCAgtcaaatttacttttacttaTTACCGAAATAGAATTATAAATCCATGAATTTTAAAATACGATTCTAAATCCAAATCCCATTTTTTATTCAACCAAAGATAAAATTAGCTGAACGAGCTCCTTAAATGGTGTTTATTCATGGCAATTCCTTGCTCCTTTCCATGCAAAGCTGCAAAAGGGGAAAAAATTATGCTTTACATGCGGATGTAAAATAGAGctcaagtatttgttttctctttatatatattgattCATTTTCTTCAGAATCATTACGAGTCTGAACTCTCTGATGACCTGCACCATTTTGGGTTGGACCAAGAGAATGAAGCTGCAGCAGAGAAGCGCCTATTGATTGCAAAAAAGGTATTTCATTTACTCCATAACTCCCAACTCTTACATTTTTCTTATTGAAACTGAGATCACTTTCATGAATGTTATCTAACAGAAATTCGTTGAGGGGCCAAATGATCCTGCAAGGGAAAATTCAGAGTTAAAAGATGGACTTAAAGGAAGAATGGCTGAAGGTTCCATATCGCATGGAATGATCAAAGCAGTTCAGGAAGAATGTGaagaaatctttgaagattCAGAAGATGATGCTACGGTAAAGACCAAATCTCTTTAAAGTTATTCTATCTTCTATGGGCTCACAAATATTCGTCCAAGTTCTCCTCTGTAGTACCTGTTGGTTTTAAGAACTCAAGAATCAAGATATTTTTGTTGTTATCACATTTATTTTGCGGATAATCCTTATTGTTTAACTTGTTGATTGCAAGCATCCTTGAATGGAGTGTCCTTACCTGTTTAGTTTTTTTGTTGCTGCTAATTGAATTAACAGTTACAAAATTTCTTTGCTAATAACAGTCGAGTTGCATTTTAAAATTAAGAGTGTGGTTAAACAGTTGATGCCAAAAGAATAATACATTTTAAAAATGTgtaaaatgaaatttaaataataactaGAAATATTAGCATATGACATTGATCTTATTACAATGTCCGTATGATTTACTACTGCTATGGCGGAACTTTTCTGGTTTTAGTACTACGTATTGAATCGGCATCTTTATTACATGGGGAGATGCCAAATTTGAAACTCCACCTGAAACAAATTGGTTACGACTATCGGTGTTATAGGTCCATTGAACTCCTAAAAAAAGAATAGGTCCTACGATAGAGCATGGTGCAACATGGTAACATGGGAAAAGCATAAATGACACAGCAGATGAGAAATTATTTTTATCTGTTGGTTGATAGCTTCTTTATTGGTTATTTTCTGGTAATTCTTTGGACACTTTTTCAATGTCCACTGTTTCTGCGGAAATGAAGGTAGTTTCCTTTTTAGTCTCTTCTATAATGCATACAGTTTCATAATTTGTGTACTCTCTCTGCTTGTAAGTAATTGCATTCTGATTTTGATTCACTAGGGTGGTTTATTTATTCTTAGCTCCCAGTATGATTATCATGACAAGTTTCCATATATGTTTGCAAATGAAAAAAGTCCATAGAATGTCAAAAGCAGAAACACATAGATGCGCTAGACTGTCACATCCACTACATGTCTAACTTGGATCTTGATGGATATGAAACTGAGAAACTATAAAGAACTCCTACACGCATCTGATTTGGGACTCAGTATCCAACCATTTTCGACATCAAGgtgcaaaaaattaaaaatactatCGGCAATACTTTCATTTGCAGGCACATCAATGTAGTTGACTTTTTTCCGTTACCACCAAAGCTCCATTTCTATCGTCTTCCTTTGTCCTTTCTCAGTTACGGTGTCCCTAAATGGCTATATGTGCACGAATCACGGGCCTTCTTCTCGTGTAATTTAGGAAGACATTCTACAACAAATGAAACTAGTCTGTCAAATATTTCATCTATAATATTCTGCAACTAAGGAAAGGATAAATGCAATCTTGAACTAATTTAGTGCCATGAGTCAGGAACGAAATTCTAATTTTCAAAGCGATTCCCCTAAAGCTATAGCATCATATGCTTCGAGCTTGCGCAAAAGATCTGCATGGATGTGATTATTCCATCATGCACGCTCCATTCGGTCTTACCTTGGCTAGAAATTTTCGCTACATTACCCTTATTCAGCAATGTTGGACAAAAAATTGACGCCCAACAATAGTTTTAGCGTTCCAGGCTTAAATGGTTGAGTAGTGTTCCATGCTACTTTGTCATAAAACATGTCCCACTCCTCCACAGATCAGTGCTAAATGCTGCTCTTCTTATTTAGTTATGCCCTTTAGGATTACGTGTGGATGATTCATTCTGCTCGTCTCGAATTGTATGCTGAATGGATGAAGAAATACGTGGCTCATGAGGATTTAAGGAGGAGTTGTGATGGTACAAGAAGGGGAATTTGATCCAGCAGAGTTATCTAAAAAATCCGAGTTTCtgaaacatttaaatattttctatttcttCTCTTTCAACTTCCTTGCAAACATCATAGCACAGCGGAATGAAATAGATAAGGTTCGGAGTATTAGAGCTTAAGTCTCTATCCACCaattgtcttgttttgtttacaGAACTTTAGGCCTCTGTTACCTTGTTAAGAAGAGCAACGAGAGCAATAATATGTCATCTGTTTTCAATGGAGAAAATTTGTTCTGGGTTTACAAGATATCATCCTTGTTTACTTTAGGAAGACATCAATACTGAAGGAACTGATAAATCTAATCTATCATCAATAGTATTTAGATTACAATGAAAGAAAGAATAAAGGCAATGCCAAACTAGTTAGTTCCATGTCTTGGGATGGATTTTTGTCTCGGCTTTTAGTCATTTGATCCACCATCAAGGTGGAACATATCATTACATGATTTTCTCAATGGAAATGTGAAAATATTTAGGATTAAATGATACCCTGACTTTTAAATATCAAGGTTATGGGTGGCTAATGTGGTAAAATTGGtctattttgaaatattgtcgTTGATTTGTTTTCTAAAGTATTGGCCTTTGACCAATAGTTTAGGCGCCCCAAAGGCGTATGTGCATCAACAAACGACTTCAAGGAGTTGGAGGCGAAGCATTGCCCTTGACCAACAAGTGAAAAGAAAAAAGCCGAAACAAGAGATAATTAATGCAAATATGCAGAGGATGAAGGTAGATTCAAGTTTACCAACAAGATACAAGAGTTAACATGAGAAACTTGATTTTATTCTAATCACATCAAAAAATCATTCATCACCGCGATTTAATAAGATCGTGAATCAAGCAAGGCCCCAAGGATGACTTGGAACATTAGGACTCTGAACGGATTCATGGAACTTGAAGTTGCCCATCTCCTGAACAATATGAAAAATCACCACAAATCTGAGCGTTTGAGGTGAGCAGATAAAAATGAAAGATGTAAGATCTATCCATAATAGTCTAGTCCATTAACGAATGGTTAGAAAACAATGCACATAATCAAAACAAGAGCTAGGAAGATGTGAAAAGATAAACGACCATGTGTCACTTGAAATATTGTGAGGAAGTCTGCAGAATAGTTCCCTTCTGTATCATGCTAACAAGGATAACAACTATATATTGTACTCTAGTAGGATGCCAAAATTCCGCTTGCCCATTAGTTTTGCATAGGAAAATGGAAAGGACATCTTTTGTCAAAAACATATAAGAGGAATAATGTAGAACCTTCGCGAGGAAAAGAAGCCAAATTTTGTGAAAGAGATTGAAATAGATGTTTGtcttatttgaaaattcaatcaTGATGTTTTGAAACATTTAAGATGGTTAATTTGGATGAACGAAGCCTCAAAGAACATCACGAAATGGAAAATGATTGGAAGGCTGCAAAGTCCAATAAATTAGCAAGTTACTAGAAAAGGAAACATAATTCTCGTATATTAAATAGAACTTTATTTTGAAGCCTATTTGGTAATTGTTGATTGAAATATAGGCGAATTAAGATgcacattttttttatagaaaacaatattatattaaataattaaaagctAATAGTTACAAAAATCTGACAATAAATCTGCAaggtaaaaaaagaaaaaacagaAGCACAGATCATATCAACAACAAATATAACTCTAATCCCTTATTAAATCTTTGATCGAGAAATTCTCAAAATATTAAATGCTTCTCAATCCAGCCTAATGTTCGAATCTTAATCTTGTCCCAATACTTTTCAACTGACTCTTCTGTATTTGAAAAAATCCTTATATTCCGCTCTAGCCAAATTGACCAGCAAATATAATGAGCTACCATTGTCTGAAAAATTATATCGCTCCTACCAAGATCACCTCCAAGATCTGCATTAAAAAGTTCATGCAAAGATTTTAGTACTTTCCTTCAATATAGAGATTTCGCAAGACTCGTGGTATATGATGTCTTCAATTTGTTCTCTAGCCATGTTTCAGCATAATATTTGCCTTTATTTCATTTTACCACTTGGTTGTAGCTTCATCCATAACTCCAGATTGTAATTCTTCTTGCAGCGTGATGCTGATGCACCCAACCAAAGCGAATGCATCTCTTTTTCCATCGTTTTAACTCGAATTCATCACTTTCacttatataataaaaaaaactatgaTTAGGAACTGTAAATAATGATTTAAGCCATTAATTTCACCTAATCTCAATAAATTAACTCAAATAAAAATACCGAAATATAAACTCGTCATGGAGTTTATGATATCTTCAATCTGAATGTCTCCGCATTTAATCTGGCCAGTTTCTAATGTTTAGACCACAATATTTAAATCACTACTAAAATACGGCCCTTTTGAATCTTTTTTGAATCTACCATATCCGTCAGACTGTCACCTTTTTTAATACATTGTCGAATTTGGCTGATGACTGAGAATTTAGAACCTTAGAATGTCTAGCTTTTATATCAATTTGTTTTGTGGAAATTATTAGATTTGCTGGCCGAATAATAGGTAATCCAAATATGAAATTATCGTGCTAACTAAAGTCGAAAGGACTGGCTTTAAATGTTAGAAATCCTTTGCAGAGCTCAGATTAGATGAAAAATATGTGGTGTTGTACTACTGAGTGGAACTTCTAAACATCCTTATTTCAATTGAAATGCCACtgttgatttgattgtcatGAACTGAATAAATTCTCGTCATAACTCAAGAACATTCTTGATTTGTAaatcgataaaaaaaataaaatcatgaatGAAGTTGGGAGCCTGGATCTTATCAAGACCACTGCTACTGACAACGGCCTTATACCTTTGGTGAGAGACTTTTATAGAAAAATAAAGTAAACGGGGTGGTTTGTACAAGATCTTACACCATTTCTTCGAGTAATTAAAAGTTCTAATCATCAGGAGGCAATTCACTAATAGGAAGTTCAAAGATGTTACCTTGAAAATTTTCGGGGTTACTTGTATTCGAGTTGATCTCCTAGATTGGCTCATGCTcggtttttaaattatttcgtTTCATATGCAGTGACCATGTAAagtaaataacaataaaaagttCTCTGCTGCTCCAAATTGCAATTTTAATTCATGTTTTTTCTCGTCAAAATGAATGTATCATCACGAGCCGAAGGCAGAAGGTATGGAGTTGAGAAGTGACCGCAAAAAGCAGTACGTTGAATCAGACGAAGGAGAATTGCCACCCGACCCCAGATGGCCCGACGCCACAGTTATTCGTTGTTGATGGAGACTGGTTTGGTGTACTAAATGATACTGTCTGACCCAAAAAGGGTGAAGAATAGCATCATGATAGGAAAGCCTTTACGTATGCAAAAACACTATATTTCCTTGTCCAATTATCAAATGGGctaaaaattgttatttttcctCGGGGCAttacaattaaataatttcatGTTTCTTGGGCTGTCTGCTGCTGCGATCCATATTTGATATATGTCTCTTTCGTTAGATTTTTTGTTCCTCACTTGTTATTTTGTCTTGTTGAACACGCAGAAAAGGTAATTTCGGTGCATTCCTTTTGTCGGGAAGGAAATTCATGTGTTACTCTTTGGGTATTCCTTGATAGTATCCATTGTTGGTTCACAGATAGTTGAGACTTACCCCTGAATTGAAAAGAGCACGCACCTAAACAAGTACTCTGTTATACAGGATCTGATTTGTCAAAATATGGTAAGCATCAAATTTCGCCAGAACTTCTCTTGAACTTCTCTTACAGTTTGTCCTCTGCCTCTTACTGATAAAAGTTACCCGCCTGTACGTCTCGTTTGTTTCTATTCCCTTCGCTTTTGCTTAGATGTCTTTAATAATCATCCTTTTTAAAGTGCACGCATACTGTATCTGTGAAATTATGTTGCCCTAAACCTGCTAGCTTCCTCTGGGTAGAAAGTAACTAGTCTAATCTCCATGCATCTCTCCAAAGGGGTTGCAAAACAAGAAAGCTTCAAATAGCCATCCCGGTTCATTGTATAGACCAACAAAATGTGCAGTTTAAAAATTTAGGGAATCGGGGGATTGTAAcgagtttttgttttatttatgtGACATAGGCGATCTTCATTCTTATGGAAATAGTTGTGTTCATATCTGTATCCCGTCATCAATAACTGCTATAAGTTTGAGAATTTGGCCTAGTCAGTTGTCACGGTCACGAGGTAAACTTGTCCACTTAGTTGGTCCTTGATCGTTTTTCTTTCATCGCTTCCGGGAGTTTGCTCTTGCCTCATACTGCTCATTTAACATCAATGGTCCAACTACTGCATAGCAAATTGTTGAATAATGCATAGAGGAAACAATATTTCAAATGAAATTGGGGCAATAAAAACAGAAGTAATTGCCCCCTGACTGAATACCCGGTCCTTCGTGGCTAGTAGAAGGTGTCATATTTTCCTTGGAATTTCTTGACGCTAAGATTAACCAAAATGTGCTCAACATCTACTTGAATCTGAATCAGTCTAAAGAAAAGGCTGAGTCCAGTGAGGAATTTCTATTCTCtgtcatattatatatatttgagaCATTAGTGTGTTAACAATCATCTTCGCAATTCGAAAACTTTTTCCGTACTGAAGATCAAATTTTAGCTTGATTAGTTCGGTTTGAGTTAAATCGACTACATCAagcatatatttaaattataactTAAACTTAATTTCCATTGATTATTGAATAGTAGTAAAATAGAACATTATACTGTATATGTTAAATTAATAGTTTGATTCAGTTCGCCAAAAATGTATAACATCgaatatttttcaaattctaTATGTTACTGCCATGAAAGGTAGATTTTAGAAGACTCGGCTTGATATTTAGGATAGATAACAACATTTATGGCCGAACAAATGGAGGTCTCGTGATAATTACACTTAAAGACTGAAGTGTACGTACGATCCACACGAAACTCACATGGCCTCAAATATAAATTGAAAAACCGAATATTCATTACGAATCCACATAACATAATACTTGTTTTATATCAATTTTAgtcatatatatattgaaatatgatattttaatctTGTATCTTCTACTAAATAGATTATAGTCATGTAACTATGTTTTAATGATCAAATTAAcctttttcatcaaaattatataattaaattgttaatattattgttaaatttttataattacattGTTAAATATATGTAAACAtgacaacaaatttttttaaccgtgtaattataaaaaaatttaaaattaatattagtCATTTAATTTGAGGAGGATGAGAGACAGTTATTGAACTATAATTGATTCAACAAAAATAGAGGACAAAATTACAAATCAATATAGAGCtgactaaaattgaaattttaccAATCGATAAATATATGAATACATCAGCCTTGACTACAGATTCAACTAGCAGTCAATATAGCATATATCTGAATGTGACTGCAATTTGCACATGTAAACGTATCCGTCATGGCATGATGTCCAAGCTATGATTATAAAGAAATGAATTTGGCGACATGATTCAGCAAGCTAATATTTTTTTCAGATCCGAATCATATTGCAGAATGTGCAACGGGAACTCATAAACTGATAAACTGTTACCTATGCCGCATTATCCAGACAGACAGATCATATGCAAACAAATACCCCAACTCTTAATAATTACTGATATTCATCAACGAGTACCTGGATGGTGGTACAGAAAATCGCCACGAAATTTTTCATGGAACAATTGAAGACTCTGTCTATCTGCAGCAGAAAGAAAATTTTGGACCATGAAAAAGGCCCTAAAAGTAGAAATAAAAGTAAACAATGTAAAAGAACAATTGAAATTCAGAATTAATCCGCTGTTAATTTAGAAATTACAGTAGAAGGCAACATCTGTTACAAGTGCACGACATCTATAACTACCAGTGTCCTAGTTTTAACTTCTAAATTCGTGGAGTTTATATCAGGTACATTAATAGTTTTGATGCATTTCACATCTCCAACAAAACCAAAAAAATTGCACGTCAATTATGGGTTCATGCATATTCAAGTGTTTCGATAGTGCATTTCCTCATGCAAGTATATAAGCACTGTATACATTTTCTGCAACAGTCATAAATAGTCAAGTGTTGCAATGagcacaattaaatataatcAGCAAGTCCCACCAACTCGTAGAAATGGAAAAAATAACATCTCAGTGTCACACTAAAGAAAGCCTTTTTAAAATAGTAAAACCACCTCTAGCAGAAAAAACTTACTGTGTTGTCTTTTCTCGCAGAGCTTAAAGTCATGTATCATTCCTCATCGCTGTCGTAAACCATTTTCATCCGCCGATGGGTTGTAGCCTTCCTTGGAGGAGAGTCTTCGTCGGACTCAATGTCCTTCCTTTTAAGGCTGCCTCCAGAACCATTGACCTGCTTAGCGTCCTGGTAAATAATAATGTCAAAGAAGAAAGTTAGTAACCCAGCACTGCTGGGAAGGGAGCCCAATCAAACACTGTAAACTTTTTTCCCTAAAGATCAAACTCGAATAAAACCAAAATGATTTGCAAAAAgtgtaataaaataacaagtttCAGGACTACTAGATTTAAATGCAAATGGGAatcatttattaaattaaaatatacaaaaaaaattatgtaaaagAGCATAAACTACCCTAAAATACCTAGAGAATGCAAAATACAACTCTCTGGGGTTGCCATTCCCGGCCATCTGTTATAGTAATATGGTAAATGAAATTCggaatatattattatataaataaaaaccataaaataggaaaaaatacatataaaaataGCTGAAGCCCAACTAAAAAATAGCCCAGAGTCACAGGCCCAGGCCTCGCCTTGGGCCTGCTCAGAGGCAAGTGCCTCTTCCCTTAGGCACGCACCTCTGGTGATGCCAGAGCACGTAGGATGTATCCACTCACACAGGACTGCACCTGATGCACTTCATTCCTGAGGCTCTCTTTTGAGAACTATGTAAGTCACAAAATGGACATTTCAAAAATCAGGCTCACAAGTCACAACTAATATCAGGTACGAGCATCACCACGGTAACAATGGTTGGGTAAGGTGTCTCATGATGACAAATGGAAACTTATAATGGTAAAATGGAATGC from the Primulina tabacum isolate GXHZ01 chromosome 8, ASM2559414v2, whole genome shotgun sequence genome contains:
- the LOC142553231 gene encoding protein LEO1 homolog isoform X1, whose translation is MIGEMEKRQIMQNLFGDQSEDEKVESEHESHQSSHHEKDWGANPENEHQDKIQGEAELPSESVPKNLGHCQGKSSRSPGIEKDVDPAVLSASVICDVFGDTNSDEKAEDGGHNQIDKVENRLPVDKICYANVAPDENATYESQAEHAESKLKVKDVDAAERFPLVFEIPSRPHSVCSDKMATFNVSNIIGVDPKPFDPSTYVEENYYVTDTSGTKRHLPFTNIIRWRQVIGADGKISLESNARFVTWSDGSLQLLIGNESFDVSEQAVEDIQSHLFIKLKHEKGIYQSQGRISRNMRFMPSSLSSNSHHVLTAMVNSRNKKFSKVKQYVTDVDPEFLAEEQMRVEKQMMKSDKQLKGKKKKTAKKYTAKGHKGKGLAPEYLEDAIDQNHYESELSDDLHHFGLDQENEAAAEKRLLIAKKKFVEGPNDPARENSELKDGLKGRMAEGSISHGMIKAVQEECEEIFEDSEDDATIVETYP
- the LOC142553231 gene encoding protein LEO1 homolog isoform X2, which produces MIGEMEKRQIMQNLFGDQSEDEKVESEHESHQSSHHEKDWGANPENEHQDKIQGEAELPSESVPKNLGHCQGKSSRSPGIEKDVDPAVLSASVICDVFGDTNSDEKAEDGGHNQIDKVENRLPVDKICYANVAPDENATYESQAEHAESKLKVKDVDAAERFPLVFEIPSRPHSVCSDKMATFNVSNIIGVDPKPFDPSTYVEENYYVTDTSGTKRHLPFTNIIRWRQVIGADGKISLESNARFVTWSDGSLQLLIGNESFDVSEQAVEDIQSHLFIKLKHEKGIYQSQGRISRNMRFMPSSLSSNSHHVLTAMVNSRNKKFSKVKQYVTDVDPEFLAEEQMRVEKQMMKSDKQLKGKKKKTAKKYTAKGHKGKGLAPEYLEDAIDQNHYESELSDDLHHFGLDQENEAAAEKRLLIAKKKFVEGPNDPARENSELKDGLKGRMAEGSISHGMIKAVQEECEEIFEDSEDDATVH